The Deltaproteobacteria bacterium genome window below encodes:
- the secY gene encoding preprotein translocase subunit SecY, whose product MSVIVNIFKLPELRKRLGFTLAMLAVYRLGVFIAVPGVDRKVMSDIVNQGEGGFLAYFNMFSGGALEQLSVFALGIMPYISASIIMQLMTVVIPRLEQLSKEGETGRRKINQYSRYGTVGLAFVQGYFMASWLESQNSQGQTLVVDPGLGFQIMTVLTLTGGTIFLMWLGEQITERGIGNGISLVIFSGIIANLPRALYQLLQKTQDDPENFGPMTLAVLLAMAIAVIAFIIVMERGQRRIQVQYAKRVVGRRMFGGNANYLPLRINSAGVIPPIFASSILMFPNQIAGMTQNEWLQKFSGALRYDGWLYITLYVGLIVFFCYFYTAIQFNPTDVADSLKKQNASVPGIRPGKRTAEYIDFVLSRLTFVGAWYISAVCILPQLLQTRFDVPFQYGGTSLLIVVGVALDTAQQIESHLVTRSYEGFAGPRGPRIRGRKG is encoded by the coding sequence ATGAGCGTCATCGTCAACATCTTCAAGCTGCCGGAGCTGCGCAAGCGGCTCGGCTTCACGCTGGCGATGCTCGCCGTCTACCGCCTCGGGGTCTTCATCGCCGTGCCCGGCGTCGACCGCAAGGTGATGAGCGACATCGTCAACCAGGGCGAGGGCGGCTTCCTGGCCTACTTCAACATGTTCTCGGGCGGTGCGCTCGAGCAGCTGTCGGTGTTCGCACTCGGCATCATGCCGTACATCAGCGCGAGCATCATCATGCAGCTGATGACGGTCGTCATCCCGCGGCTCGAGCAGCTGTCGAAGGAGGGCGAGACCGGTCGTCGCAAGATCAACCAGTACAGCCGCTACGGCACCGTCGGCCTCGCCTTCGTGCAGGGCTACTTCATGGCCAGCTGGCTCGAGTCGCAGAACTCGCAGGGCCAGACGTTGGTCGTCGATCCGGGCCTGGGCTTCCAGATCATGACGGTGCTGACGCTGACCGGCGGCACCATCTTCCTGATGTGGCTGGGCGAGCAGATCACCGAGCGCGGCATCGGCAACGGCATCTCGCTGGTCATCTTCTCGGGCATCATCGCCAACCTGCCGCGCGCGCTGTACCAGCTGCTGCAGAAGACCCAGGACGATCCCGAGAACTTCGGCCCGATGACCCTGGCCGTGCTGCTGGCCATGGCCATCGCCGTGATCGCGTTCATCATCGTGATGGAGCGCGGGCAGCGGCGCATCCAGGTGCAGTACGCCAAGCGCGTGGTCGGCCGCCGCATGTTCGGTGGCAACGCCAACTACCTGCCCCTGCGCATCAACTCGGCTGGCGTGATCCCGCCGATCTTTGCGTCGTCGATCCTGATGTTCCCCAATCAGATCGCCGGCATGACCCAGAACGAGTGGCTGCAGAAGTTCTCGGGCGCGCTGCGCTACGACGGCTGGCTGTACATCACGCTCTACGTCGGGCTCATCGTCTTCTTCTGCTACTTCTACACGGCCATCCAGTTCAACCCGACCGATGTCGCCGACAGCCTGAAGAAGCAGAACGCGTCGGTGCCCGGCATCCGCCCCGGCAAGCGGACGGCGGAGTACATCGACTTCGTGCTCAGCCGGCTGACCTTCGTCGGCGCCTGGTACATCTCGGCGGTGTGCATCCTGCCGCAGCTGCTGCAGACCCGCTTCGACGTGCCGTTCCAATACGGCGGCACCTCGCTGCTCATCGTGGTCGGCGTCGCGCTGGACACGGCACAGCAGATCGAGAGCCACCTGGTGACCCGCTCGTACGAGGGTTTTGCGGGCCCGCGCGGGCCTCGGATCCGCGGTCGCAAGGGTTGA
- the rplX gene encoding 50S ribosomal protein L24, whose protein sequence is MQRVRQGDTVVVIAGKQKGTSGRVLKVLPADDGVVVEGINVRTKHVKPTQQNPQGGRIKREYPIHLSNVMLADPKTGEPTRVRISTLTDGRRVRVAVKSGEQIDK, encoded by the coding sequence ATGCAGCGCGTACGGCAGGGCGACACGGTCGTCGTGATCGCCGGCAAGCAGAAGGGCACCAGCGGCCGCGTGCTGAAGGTGCTGCCCGCCGACGACGGCGTGGTCGTCGAGGGCATCAACGTGCGCACCAAGCACGTCAAGCCCACCCAGCAGAACCCCCAGGGCGGTCGCATCAAGCGCGAGTACCCCATTCACCTGTCGAACGTGATGTTGGCCGACCCGAAGACCGGCGAGCCCACCCGCGTGCGCATCTCAACCCTCACCGACGGTCGCCGCGTACGCGTAGCGGTCAAGTCGGGCGAGCAGATCGACAAGTAG
- a CDS encoding SIMPL domain-containing protein yields MSPAHRRRLLPLDLLAPSLAVIAAAWIPAATWERVKTKPKERVLQVTGSAKRRIVSDTIEWTAHVDTRDVERVTAYRKLHADVEKTVAYLVAQGIARDQIRVSSASLQELTRSEMVGSGEERYERQVADGFAAGQAITVRSTDVAVVERVSREVTQLLEGGISVDSSTPAYFYTGLGELKIEMLAEASADARLRAEKVVEAAGGASVGRLRSADMGVININPPNSTSTSWDGNNDTTSFEKDIITIVHTSFELDDL; encoded by the coding sequence ATGAGTCCCGCCCACCGACGACGTCTGCTCCCGCTCGACCTTCTGGCCCCGTCCCTCGCCGTGATCGCGGCGGCGTGGATCCCCGCCGCGACCTGGGAGCGCGTCAAGACCAAGCCCAAGGAGCGCGTGCTGCAGGTGACCGGCTCGGCCAAGCGACGCATCGTCTCCGACACCATCGAGTGGACCGCCCACGTCGACACCCGCGACGTCGAGCGCGTGACCGCGTATCGCAAGCTGCACGCCGACGTCGAGAAGACCGTGGCCTACCTCGTGGCCCAGGGCATCGCGCGCGACCAGATCCGCGTCTCGTCGGCGTCGCTGCAGGAGCTGACCCGCAGCGAGATGGTCGGCAGCGGCGAGGAGCGCTACGAGCGGCAGGTCGCCGATGGCTTTGCGGCCGGCCAGGCCATCACGGTGCGTTCGACGGACGTCGCGGTGGTCGAGCGGGTGTCCCGCGAGGTCACGCAGCTGCTCGAGGGCGGCATCTCGGTCGACTCGTCGACGCCGGCCTACTTCTACACCGGACTCGGAGAGCTCAAGATCGAGATGCTCGCGGAGGCCAGCGCCGACGCACGTCTGCGTGCGGAGAAGGTCGTCGAGGCCGCCGGTGGCGCGAGCGTCGGTCGTCTGCGCTCGGCGGACATGGGCGTCATCAACATCAACCCGCCCAACTCGACCAGTACCTCGTGGGACGGCAACAACGACACCACGTCGTTCGAGAAGGACATCATCACGATCGTCCACACCAGCTTCGAGCTCGACGACCTGTAG
- the rpsH gene encoding 30S ribosomal protein S8 has translation MSMTDPIADMLTRIRNAVAAKHRSLVLPGSKLKLRLGQILKEEGYIEDVTWKPEGPQGAIEINLRFREGQSAIEGLQRISRPGQRRYASHDEIPKIRNGLGILIVSTSRGMMTDRAARKAGVGGELVCSIW, from the coding sequence ATGTCCATGACCGATCCCATCGCCGACATGCTCACGCGGATCCGCAATGCGGTGGCCGCGAAGCACCGTTCCCTCGTCCTGCCGGGCAGCAAGCTCAAGCTGCGCCTGGGCCAGATCCTCAAGGAGGAGGGCTACATCGAGGACGTGACCTGGAAGCCCGAGGGGCCCCAGGGCGCCATCGAGATCAACCTGCGCTTCCGCGAGGGCCAGTCGGCCATCGAGGGCCTGCAGCGCATCAGCCGTCCGGGCCAGCGTCGCTACGCCAGCCACGACGAGATTCCCAAGATCCGCAACGGCCTCGGCATCCTGATCGTGTCGACCAGCCGCGGCATGATGACCGATCGCGCCGCCCGCAAGGCTGGCGTCGGCGGCGAGCTCGTCTGCAGCATCTGGTAG
- the rpsM gene encoding 30S ribosomal protein S13 has translation MARIAGVDLPRNKRIEVALTYIYGIGRVTASEILDKSGVGPSVRTDELTDEQVSAIRHVIESSYKVEGDLRRDVQSSIKRLMDLGCYRGLRHRRGLPVRGQRTHTNARTRKGPKRATIAQKKRV, from the coding sequence ATGGCACGCATTGCAGGCGTCGATCTTCCGCGCAACAAGCGGATCGAGGTTGCCCTCACCTACATCTATGGCATCGGTCGCGTGACGGCGTCCGAGATCCTCGACAAGTCGGGCGTTGGTCCGTCGGTTCGCACCGACGAACTCACCGACGAGCAGGTCAGCGCCATCCGCCACGTCATCGAGAGCAGCTACAAGGTCGAAGGTGATCTTCGACGCGACGTGCAGTCGAGCATCAAGCGATTGATGGACCTCGGCTGCTACCGCGGGCTGCGACATCGCCGTGGGCTGCCGGTTCGAGGGCAGCGCACGCACACCAACGCGCGCACGCGCAAGGGCCCCAAGCGCGCCACCATCGCGCAGAAGAAGCGAGTCTGA
- the rplO gene encoding 50S ribosomal protein L15, with protein MGTTLHTLQPPKGARKKMKRVGRGVGSGKGKTSGRGMKGQMARRQPPKPNFEGGQNPIHRRVPKRGFVNIFRVEYHPVNLALIEGKFAAGEEVTVESLYAKKLVPKRAKQIKVLGMGEIKTAVKLKVHAVSETAKSKIEAAGGSVEIIGAAAA; from the coding sequence ATGGGAACCACACTGCATACGCTGCAGCCGCCCAAGGGCGCGCGGAAGAAGATGAAGCGCGTCGGCCGTGGCGTCGGCTCGGGCAAGGGCAAGACCTCGGGTCGCGGCATGAAGGGCCAGATGGCCCGTCGTCAGCCGCCGAAGCCGAACTTCGAGGGCGGCCAGAACCCGATCCACCGTCGCGTGCCCAAGCGCGGGTTCGTGAACATCTTCCGCGTGGAGTACCACCCGGTGAACCTCGCCCTCATCGAGGGCAAGTTCGCCGCCGGCGAGGAGGTCACGGTGGAGTCGCTCTACGCCAAGAAGCTCGTGCCCAAGCGCGCCAAGCAGATCAAGGTGCTGGGCATGGGCGAGATCAAGACGGCGGTCAAGCTCAAGGTCCACGCGGTCAGCGAGACCGCGAAGTCGAAGATCGAGGCTGCCGGTGGCAGCGTCGAGATCATCGGCGCCGCCGCGGCCTGA
- a CDS encoding 50S ribosomal protein L18, giving the protein MANKAFEQRLRRKLRVRARVTGTSERPRLTVFRSNKHIYAQVIDDSSSQSLVSVSTLSKQLKDKLAGQDKSGEAKLVGTAIAEACKGAGITKVVFDRNGYAYHGRISALAEAAREAGLEF; this is encoded by the coding sequence ATGGCCAACAAAGCATTCGAACAACGCCTGCGGCGCAAGCTGCGAGTGCGCGCGCGTGTCACCGGCACGTCCGAGCGCCCGCGCCTGACCGTGTTCCGCAGCAACAAGCACATCTACGCGCAGGTCATCGACGACAGCTCGTCGCAGTCGCTGGTGTCGGTCTCGACCCTGAGCAAGCAGCTCAAGGACAAGCTCGCCGGCCAGGACAAGAGCGGCGAGGCGAAGCTCGTCGGCACCGCGATCGCCGAGGCCTGCAAGGGCGCCGGCATCACCAAGGTCGTGTTCGACCGCAACGGCTACGCTTACCACGGGCGCATCAGCGCGCTCGCCGAGGCTGCCCGCGAAGCCGGGCTGGAGTTCTGA
- the rplE gene encoding 50S ribosomal protein L5 → MAEAKAQGGGGQKKKKDTGFAFKFRNVMDEPGNRGGTEKPRMLLKYEEKVRPVLSKEFGYSNSMQIPKLQKITLNIGLGEALRVPKLLEQAFEALGNISGQRPVVTRARKSIATFKLREGQKIGCMVTLRGPRMWDFFDRFITVALPRTRDFRGVSRKGFDGRGNYTLGIKELLIFPEVDIDKLEKVPGMNICIHTSARTDDEGRALLTHLGVPFRAA, encoded by the coding sequence ATGGCCGAAGCAAAAGCTCAGGGTGGCGGCGGACAGAAGAAGAAGAAGGACACCGGCTTCGCCTTCAAGTTCCGCAATGTGATGGATGAGCCCGGCAACCGCGGCGGCACCGAGAAGCCGCGGATGTTGCTCAAGTACGAAGAGAAGGTGCGTCCCGTCCTCTCGAAGGAGTTCGGGTACAGCAACTCGATGCAGATCCCCAAGCTGCAGAAGATCACGCTCAACATCGGCCTCGGCGAGGCCCTGCGCGTGCCCAAGCTGCTCGAGCAGGCGTTCGAGGCGCTGGGCAACATCTCGGGTCAACGCCCGGTGGTGACCCGCGCACGCAAGTCGATCGCGACCTTCAAGCTCCGTGAAGGTCAGAAGATCGGTTGCATGGTCACCCTCCGCGGCCCGCGGATGTGGGACTTCTTCGACCGCTTCATCACCGTCGCCCTGCCGCGAACCCGCGACTTCCGCGGCGTGAGCCGCAAAGGCTTCGACGGCCGTGGCAACTACACCCTCGGGATCAAAGAGCTCCTCATCTTCCCCGAGGTCGACATCGACAAGCTCGAGAAGGTCCCCGGCATGAACATCTGCATCCACACCAGTGCCCGCACCGACGACGAAGGTCGCGCACTGCTCACCCACCTCGGCGTCCCGTTCCGCGCCGCCTGA
- the rplN gene encoding 50S ribosomal protein L14 produces the protein MIQVESVLDVADNSGARRVFCIKVLGGSKRRYASVGDVIVVSIRDALPNSKVKKGAVMKAVVVRSKKGLRRADGSVIRFDSNSAVLIDAQKQPIGTRIFGPVARELRAKKFLKIISLAPEVL, from the coding sequence ATGATCCAGGTCGAATCGGTCCTCGACGTCGCCGACAACTCCGGCGCGCGCAGGGTGTTCTGCATCAAGGTGCTCGGCGGCTCCAAGCGCCGCTACGCCTCGGTGGGTGACGTGATCGTGGTGTCGATCCGCGACGCGCTGCCGAACAGCAAGGTGAAGAAGGGCGCGGTCATGAAGGCCGTCGTCGTGCGCAGCAAGAAGGGTCTGCGCCGCGCCGATGGCAGCGTGATCCGCTTCGACAGCAACAGCGCGGTGCTGATCGATGCCCAGAAGCAGCCCATCGGGACGCGCATCTTCGGGCCTGTCGCGCGCGAGCTGCGGGCCAAGAAGTTCCTCAAGATCATCAGCCTCGCGCCGGAGGTGCTGTGA
- the rpmJ gene encoding 50S ribosomal protein L36, protein MKVRASVKKICEKCKVIRRRGIVRVICENPKHKQRQG, encoded by the coding sequence ATGAAAGTCCGAGCCAGCGTCAAGAAGATCTGTGAGAAGTGCAAGGTGATCCGCCGTCGCGGCATCGTGCGCGTCATCTGCGAGAACCCCAAGCACAAGCAGAGGCAAGGCTAG
- a CDS encoding LamG domain-containing protein: MRNATGMALAVWATACFGEAPVTGSGSGDGQSTSAGTTTSTDASTGGSEASSAGSANTSTSSDPSAGTTIADSSGSSGDVDCEPALEGLVAWWPFENDATDRVAGLTLDLLDVSFDEGRHGLAARFDGLSAIGTAPSNGALEVAPGDFTVEAWVNLDDLVQPPEFGAPVDFAVVTKMLSSQGMPNADGWRLLMFAGDHRWWFCLGGDENGCNPGGNTANVARSSSEAVAATWIHVVGVRIGKGVRIYVDGVLEDDLQAVAPISSVNMETPLTIGGTAFTDGEGRSFALFGRVDEVSIYARALSDDEIAGLAQAARPRCGS, from the coding sequence ATGCGGAACGCGACGGGGATGGCACTCGCGGTGTGGGCGACGGCGTGCTTCGGCGAGGCGCCGGTGACGGGATCGGGCAGCGGCGACGGGCAGTCGACGTCGGCCGGGACCACCACCTCCACGGACGCGTCGACCGGCGGCAGCGAGGCCTCGAGCGCCGGCTCGGCCAACACGAGCACGTCGTCGGACCCCTCCGCCGGGACCACGATCGCCGACAGCAGCGGCAGCTCCGGCGATGTCGACTGCGAGCCGGCACTCGAGGGCCTCGTCGCATGGTGGCCGTTCGAGAACGACGCCACCGATCGGGTCGCCGGCCTCACGCTCGACCTGCTCGACGTGTCCTTCGACGAGGGCCGACACGGCCTCGCGGCGCGCTTCGATGGCTTGTCCGCGATCGGCACGGCGCCCTCGAATGGCGCGCTCGAGGTCGCGCCGGGCGATTTCACGGTCGAGGCGTGGGTCAACCTCGACGACCTCGTGCAGCCGCCCGAGTTCGGCGCGCCGGTCGACTTCGCGGTGGTCACCAAGATGCTCAGCAGCCAGGGCATGCCCAACGCCGACGGCTGGCGCCTGCTCATGTTCGCCGGCGATCACCGCTGGTGGTTCTGCCTCGGCGGCGACGAAAACGGCTGCAACCCCGGCGGGAACACGGCGAACGTCGCCCGCTCGAGCAGCGAGGCGGTCGCCGCCACGTGGATCCACGTCGTCGGGGTGCGCATCGGCAAGGGCGTCCGGATCTACGTCGATGGCGTGCTCGAGGACGATCTCCAGGCCGTCGCGCCGATCAGCAGCGTCAACATGGAGACGCCGCTCACCATCGGCGGTACCGCCTTCACCGACGGCGAAGGGCGCAGCTTCGCGCTGTTCGGTCGCGTCGACGAGGTGTCGATCTACGCGCGAGCCCTGAGCGACGACGAGATCGCCGGCCTCGCCCAGGCCGCGCGCCCGCGCTGCGGTAGCTGA
- the rplP gene encoding 50S ribosomal protein L16 yields MLTPSRVKFRKVFKGRMAGRAKGGDTVDFGDFGLQATTCGWLTSRQIEAARVAINRHVKRGGKLYVRVFPDKPVSKKPAETRMGKGKGGPEYWVAVVRPGRVIYELEGVPEQLAREAFHRAHHKLPVNTRVIKREAAL; encoded by the coding sequence ATGCTCACACCATCACGCGTCAAGTTTCGCAAGGTCTTCAAGGGCCGCATGGCCGGTCGCGCCAAGGGCGGCGACACGGTGGACTTCGGTGACTTCGGCCTGCAGGCGACCACCTGCGGCTGGCTGACCTCGCGCCAGATCGAGGCTGCCCGTGTCGCCATCAACCGCCACGTCAAGCGCGGCGGCAAGCTCTACGTGCGGGTCTTCCCCGACAAGCCGGTGAGCAAGAAGCCCGCCGAGACTCGAATGGGTAAGGGTAAGGGCGGTCCGGAGTACTGGGTCGCCGTGGTCCGCCCCGGCCGCGTCATCTACGAGCTCGAGGGCGTGCCCGAGCAGCTCGCGCGCGAGGCCTTCCACCGCGCCCATCACAAGCTCCCGGTCAACACCCGCGTCATCAAGAGGGAGGCGGCGCTGTGA
- a CDS encoding adenylate kinase codes for MGERKGLILIGAPGSGKGTQAKRLQEQLGWAHISTGDLLRAAVAAGSELGVRAKGFMDEGGLVPDALVIDLLLEALAAPAAAKGFILDGFPRTMPQAEALDAAVSIDKVIDLQVPFSLIEERITGRRMSPSGHVYHVKYSPPKVEGICDVTGEALYQRSDDTPDKVRERLAKFEAETRPVIARYQSKGIVVAVDGVGDPDEVYARIAAVL; via the coding sequence ATGGGCGAGCGCAAGGGTCTCATCCTCATCGGGGCACCGGGTTCGGGCAAGGGCACGCAGGCCAAGCGCCTGCAGGAGCAGCTCGGCTGGGCGCACATCAGCACCGGCGACTTGCTGCGTGCGGCGGTCGCCGCCGGCAGCGAGCTGGGCGTGCGCGCCAAGGGCTTCATGGACGAAGGTGGCTTGGTCCCCGACGCACTCGTGATCGACCTGCTGCTCGAGGCGCTCGCGGCTCCGGCCGCCGCCAAGGGCTTCATCCTCGACGGCTTCCCGCGCACGATGCCGCAGGCGGAGGCGCTCGACGCCGCGGTCTCGATCGACAAGGTCATCGACCTGCAGGTGCCGTTCTCGCTCATCGAGGAGCGCATCACCGGCCGCCGCATGTCGCCCTCGGGCCACGTCTATCACGTGAAGTACAGCCCGCCGAAGGTCGAGGGCATCTGCGACGTCACCGGCGAGGCGCTGTACCAGCGCAGCGACGACACCCCCGACAAGGTCCGCGAGCGGCTGGCGAAGTTCGAGGCCGAGACGCGGCCGGTGATCGCCCGATATCAATCCAAGGGCATCGTGGTCGCGGTCGACGGCGTGGGCGATCCCGACGAGGTCTACGCGCGCATCGCTGCGGTGCTGTAG
- the rpsE gene encoding 30S ribosomal protein S5, whose protein sequence is MAHSRRDSDNNRGRRDDDGEDKGDLVDRVVYINRVAKVVKGGRNFSFTAVVVVGDEHGKVGMGYGKAREVPEAIRKATDYARRSLFEVPLSGTTIPHDVIGHHGAGQVLLRPASAGTGVIAGGPVRAVVECAGIHDVLSKCIGTNNPLNVIHATMEALRQLRSPEQVAIKRGVDVASFAEG, encoded by the coding sequence ATGGCGCACTCGCGACGAGATTCCGACAACAACCGCGGCCGCCGTGACGACGACGGCGAAGACAAGGGCGACCTCGTCGACCGTGTCGTGTACATCAACCGCGTGGCCAAGGTCGTCAAGGGCGGCCGCAACTTCTCCTTCACGGCGGTGGTCGTCGTGGGCGACGAGCACGGCAAGGTCGGCATGGGCTACGGCAAGGCCCGCGAGGTCCCCGAGGCCATTCGCAAGGCCACCGACTACGCGCGCCGCAGCCTCTTCGAGGTGCCGCTGTCGGGCACGACGATCCCCCACGACGTCATCGGTCACCACGGCGCCGGCCAGGTGCTGCTGCGCCCCGCCTCGGCGGGTACCGGCGTGATCGCCGGTGGTCCCGTCCGCGCGGTGGTCGAGTGCGCCGGCATCCACGACGTGCTGAGCAAGTGCATCGGCACCAACAACCCCCTCAACGTCATCCACGCGACCATGGAAGCGCTGCGTCAGCTGCGTAGCCCCGAGCAGGTCGCCATCAAGCGCGGCGTCGACGTGGCGTCGTTCGCCGAAGGGTAG
- the rplF gene encoding 50S ribosomal protein L6 — MSRIGNAPVTVPKGVTLTTAGRTVSAKGPKGQLSFEMPDGVTMEHKGDQLTFTRAANDSRHRAMHGMVRARLANMIAGVGTGFTRELEIIGVGYRAAVKGQSVELTLGFSHGVNYPLPDGVKAEVTKDNKLILSGCDRVVLGQVASDIRDFRPPEPYKGKGVKYAEETIIRKEGKRGKK, encoded by the coding sequence ATGAGTCGCATCGGCAATGCACCCGTCACCGTGCCCAAGGGCGTGACGCTCACGACCGCCGGCCGTACGGTCTCGGCCAAGGGCCCCAAGGGCCAGCTCAGCTTCGAGATGCCCGACGGCGTCACGATGGAGCACAAGGGCGATCAGCTCACCTTCACCCGCGCGGCCAACGACTCGCGCCACCGCGCCATGCACGGCATGGTGCGCGCGCGCCTGGCCAACATGATCGCGGGCGTCGGCACGGGCTTCACCCGCGAGCTCGAGATCATCGGCGTCGGTTACCGCGCCGCGGTCAAGGGCCAGAGCGTCGAGCTGACCCTGGGCTTCTCCCACGGCGTCAACTACCCGCTGCCCGACGGCGTCAAGGCCGAGGTCACCAAGGACAACAAGCTCATCCTGTCCGGCTGCGACCGCGTCGTGCTCGGCCAGGTGGCGTCCGACATCCGCGACTTCCGTCCGCCGGAGCCCTACAAGGGCAAGGGTGTGAAGTACGCCGAGGAAACCATCATCCGCAAGGAAGGCAAGCGCGGCAAGAAGTAG
- a CDS encoding DUF2807 domain-containing protein, producing the protein MTTRRRPLTLACLTLGLTACMERGNGEPSSIQPELAPFHAVDVGGVFHLQATRTDGPQAVELRGDANLVPKVELAVDDGVLQARLHDNVLPSLDLVLVVRTPTLDRVSLGGAARAELTGLSGDAFTLALSGASHARASGRVTRLHVDASGASTIDAAATTADEVEVDASGASSIDVTAEVSLDADASGASHVRWAGNAGKVEPHTSGASSVERR; encoded by the coding sequence ATGACGACCCGCCGCCGCCCCCTCACCCTCGCTTGCCTCACGCTCGGCCTCACGGCGTGCATGGAGCGCGGCAACGGCGAGCCGAGCTCGATCCAGCCCGAGCTCGCGCCGTTCCACGCGGTCGATGTCGGCGGTGTCTTCCATCTGCAGGCCACGCGCACCGACGGACCGCAAGCGGTCGAGCTGCGCGGCGACGCGAACCTCGTGCCCAAGGTCGAGCTCGCGGTCGATGACGGCGTACTGCAGGCGCGCCTGCACGACAACGTGTTGCCGTCGCTCGACCTCGTGCTCGTGGTGCGCACGCCGACGCTCGATCGCGTGAGTCTCGGTGGCGCCGCGCGGGCCGAGCTCACCGGCCTGAGCGGCGATGCGTTCACACTCGCGTTGTCCGGCGCCAGCCATGCGCGCGCGAGCGGCCGCGTGACGAGGCTGCACGTCGACGCCAGCGGTGCGTCGACGATCGACGCGGCGGCTACCACCGCCGACGAAGTCGAGGTCGATGCCAGCGGCGCGAGCTCGATCGACGTCACCGCCGAGGTCTCGCTCGACGCCGATGCCAGCGGTGCGAGCCACGTGCGGTGGGCCGGGAACGCCGGCAAGGTCGAGCCCCACACCAGCGGTGCCTCGAGCGTCGAGCGTCGCTGA
- the rpsQ gene encoding 30S ribosomal protein S17 — translation MSTQAEPSTTATEVRRKRQLVGTVVSNKMDKTCVVQVSRRFRHTKYKKYVNERKRYKAHDERNEANVGDKVVIVECSPISRDKRWRLQSVVEKAVAV, via the coding sequence ATGAGCACTCAAGCCGAGCCGTCCACCACCGCCACCGAGGTCCGCCGCAAGCGGCAGCTCGTCGGCACCGTGGTGTCCAACAAGATGGACAAGACCTGCGTGGTGCAGGTGAGCCGTCGCTTCCGCCACACGAAGTACAAGAAGTACGTGAACGAGCGGAAGCGCTACAAGGCCCACGACGAGCGCAACGAGGCGAACGTCGGCGACAAGGTCGTCATCGTCGAGTGCAGCCCGATCTCCCGTGACAAGCGCTGGCGCCTCCAGAGCGTGGTCGAGAAGGCGGTGGCCGTATGA
- the rpsK gene encoding 30S ribosomal protein S11 encodes MATTQGNKPTKKRAKKNVSTGIVHIRSTFNNTVVSVTDVNGNVLSWASAGVRGFKGSRKSTPFAAQLAADDAARKAAEHGVHTVAIRISGPGAGRESALRGIQSAGMRVTSIKDVTPIPHNGCRPPKRRRV; translated from the coding sequence ATGGCCACCACGCAGGGGAACAAGCCCACCAAGAAGCGTGCGAAGAAGAACGTCTCGACCGGCATCGTGCACATCCGGTCGACCTTCAACAACACGGTGGTCAGCGTGACCGACGTCAACGGCAACGTGTTGTCGTGGGCCTCGGCCGGCGTGCGCGGCTTCAAGGGCTCGCGCAAGTCGACCCCGTTCGCCGCTCAGCTCGCCGCCGACGATGCCGCCCGCAAGGCCGCGGAGCACGGCGTCCACACGGTCGCGATCCGCATCAGCGGTCCCGGTGCCGGTCGCGAGTCGGCGTTGCGCGGCATCCAGTCGGCTGGCATGCGCGTGACCTCGATCAAGGACGTCACTCCGATCCCCCACAACGGCTGCCGCCCGCCCAAGCGTCGCCGCGTCTGA
- the rpmC gene encoding 50S ribosomal protein L29 — protein MKPSELRDKSDDELVTLEKDLRDQLIKLGIARATQRMRNSAQLGKLKRDIARIKTIVRERELGLATGGRSQSEAST, from the coding sequence GTGAAGCCCTCCGAGTTGCGAGACAAGAGCGATGACGAGCTCGTCACGCTCGAGAAGGACCTGCGCGACCAGCTGATCAAGCTGGGCATCGCGCGCGCGACCCAGCGCATGCGCAACAGCGCTCAGCTGGGCAAGCTCAAGCGGGACATCGCCCGCATCAAGACCATCGTCCGCGAGCGCGAGCTCGGGCTCGCCACCGGCGGACGAAGCCAGAGCGAGGCGTCCACATGA
- the rpmD gene encoding 50S ribosomal protein L30, with the protein MALKLKVTLVRSTINRPETQKRTIKGLGLTKINRSAVHPDNDAIRGMIRKVQHLVTVEAVE; encoded by the coding sequence ATGGCGCTCAAACTCAAGGTCACGCTCGTGCGCAGCACGATCAACCGTCCCGAGACGCAGAAGCGCACGATCAAGGGGCTCGGTCTCACGAAGATCAATCGCTCGGCGGTGCACCCCGACAACGACGCGATTCGCGGGATGATCCGCAAGGTGCAGCACCTCGTGACCGTGGAAGCGGTGGAGTAG